One window from the genome of Acidihalobacter ferrooxydans encodes:
- a CDS encoding OmpP1/FadL family transporter, giving the protein MKIRTVPGRLAPWLLVAGMGVPAAAMAAGFAITEENATGLGMAYSDMATGNGNASGMFFNPATLSDLPGTQLSAGLIYIDPLFQLNNGKSTTPLGTTVSGGDGGNAGVAALVPNLYVTHQIDSRLHVGIGLSVPYGLSTKYTDGWLGRYHAIKSEVQVINLNPALSYTVDPTLSLGFGLDIQRASADLTSAIDSGTLCIAGGGGSACAGSKDGSVRIKGHDWALGWNAGLLWRPTAATTVGLAYRSAVDHKLKGTVQYNVPALLASNPQFADTNATAKLDLPATLNLGVSQKLSPRWTVTGGVLWTQWSRFKELRVVKDNGQPDLLTTENWKNTLRYAVGASFRQNDRLTWRAGVAYDPTPVPNAEHRTARLPDSNRTWLSLGAGYKVSKQMTVDVGYTHIWFRNVNIDNTTEGAYKNTLTGTYTGSVDIFGAQLSYRF; this is encoded by the coding sequence ATGAAAATTCGTACAGTTCCGGGCCGGCTGGCCCCTTGGTTGCTAGTGGCTGGCATGGGTGTACCTGCGGCGGCGATGGCGGCTGGTTTCGCCATCACCGAGGAAAATGCCACCGGCCTCGGCATGGCCTATTCCGATATGGCGACCGGCAACGGCAACGCCAGCGGCATGTTTTTCAACCCCGCCACCCTGAGCGACCTGCCGGGCACGCAGCTCAGCGCGGGTCTCATCTACATCGATCCGTTGTTTCAGTTGAACAATGGCAAGAGTACGACGCCCTTGGGCACGACGGTCAGCGGCGGTGACGGCGGCAATGCCGGTGTTGCCGCGCTGGTGCCCAATCTGTACGTCACGCATCAGATCGATTCGCGCCTGCATGTCGGGATCGGACTCAGCGTGCCCTATGGTTTATCGACGAAATACACCGATGGCTGGCTGGGCCGTTACCATGCGATCAAAAGTGAAGTGCAGGTTATCAATCTCAATCCTGCATTGAGCTACACGGTCGATCCGACGCTGAGTCTCGGATTCGGCCTTGATATCCAGCGGGCCTCGGCGGATCTGACCAGTGCGATTGACAGTGGCACTCTGTGTATTGCAGGCGGTGGTGGTTCCGCCTGCGCCGGAAGCAAAGACGGTAGTGTTCGTATCAAAGGCCATGACTGGGCGCTGGGCTGGAACGCCGGTCTGTTGTGGCGCCCGACTGCCGCGACCACGGTCGGTCTGGCCTACCGATCAGCCGTGGATCACAAACTCAAGGGTACTGTTCAATACAATGTGCCCGCCTTGCTGGCGAGCAACCCCCAGTTCGCCGACACCAATGCCACGGCCAAGCTGGATCTGCCCGCCACGCTGAATCTGGGCGTCAGCCAGAAGCTGTCGCCGCGCTGGACGGTGACCGGCGGTGTGCTGTGGACTCAATGGAGCCGGTTCAAGGAACTGCGCGTGGTCAAAGACAACGGCCAGCCCGATTTGCTGACCACCGAAAACTGGAAGAACACGCTGCGTTATGCGGTCGGTGCCAGTTTCCGGCAAAACGACCGCCTGACCTGGCGCGCAGGCGTGGCCTATGACCCGACGCCGGTGCCGAACGCCGAGCATCGCACCGCCCGCCTGCCCGACAGTAACCGCACATGGCTCTCACTGGGCGCGGGCTACAAGGTCAGCAAACAGATGACGGTCGATGTCGGGTACACCCATATCTGGTTCAGGAATGTGAACATCGATAACACCACCGAAGGCGCGTACAAAAATACGCTGACGGGTACCTATACAGGTTCGGTCGATATCTTCGGCGCGCAGTTGAGCTATCGTTTCTGA
- a CDS encoding acryloyl-CoA reductase, which produces MTSFNAFRIHLEADGKVRSGIESLHLDELSPGEVVIEVEYSAVNYKDALAGTGRGRILRQSSLIGGIDAVGVVIDGGATGFAAGQPVVVTGCGLSETRDGGYARYLRVPADCVVPLPDTLTSFQAAALGTAGFTAALAVQRMEDNGQTPAHGPILVTGASGGVGSLAVDLLAGCGYEVHALTGKPDRSGDWLRTLGAAQVVDRHALDYGKRPLEKALWGGAVDNAGGETLAWLTRTVRPYGNIAAIGLAGGVELNTTVMPFILRGVSLLGIHSVDCPSALRRHVWSRLAGDLRPRHLEAIVQETVDLETLPRVFEQMLAGAVQGRVVVRVGV; this is translated from the coding sequence ATGACATCTTTCAACGCCTTTCGCATTCATCTCGAAGCCGATGGCAAGGTGCGCAGCGGCATCGAGTCGTTGCATCTGGACGAGTTGTCGCCCGGCGAGGTGGTGATCGAAGTCGAGTATTCCGCGGTTAATTACAAGGATGCCCTGGCCGGCACGGGTCGCGGACGGATTCTGCGGCAGTCGTCGCTGATTGGCGGGATCGACGCGGTCGGCGTGGTCATCGATGGCGGCGCGACGGGATTTGCTGCCGGTCAGCCGGTGGTGGTCACGGGTTGCGGCCTGTCTGAAACCCGCGATGGCGGTTATGCGCGCTATTTGCGCGTGCCGGCCGATTGCGTGGTGCCGCTGCCGGATACTCTGACTTCATTCCAGGCGGCCGCGCTCGGTACGGCCGGTTTCACCGCGGCGCTGGCGGTGCAGCGCATGGAGGACAATGGCCAGACACCGGCGCATGGGCCGATTCTGGTTACCGGCGCGAGTGGCGGGGTCGGGAGTCTGGCAGTCGACCTGCTGGCCGGGTGTGGGTACGAGGTCCACGCGCTGACCGGAAAGCCGGATCGCAGCGGTGACTGGCTGCGCACGCTGGGCGCGGCGCAGGTCGTCGACCGGCATGCGCTGGATTATGGCAAGCGACCGTTGGAAAAAGCGCTGTGGGGCGGCGCGGTCGACAATGCCGGTGGCGAGACGCTGGCGTGGCTGACGCGTACCGTGCGCCCCTATGGAAATATCGCGGCCATCGGGTTGGCCGGCGGCGTTGAATTAAACACCACGGTCATGCCCTTTATCCTGCGCGGCGTCAGTCTGCTGGGCATTCATTCGGTCGATTGCCCGTCGGCCTTGCGCCGGCATGTCTGGTCGCGCCTGGCAGGAGATTTGCGTCCGCGACATCTGGAGGCCATCGTGCAGGAAACGGTCGATCTCGAAACGCTGCCGCGGGTCTTCGAGCAGATGCTTGCCGGTGCTGTGCAGGGCCGGGTGGTGGTGCGGGTGGGCGTTTGA
- a CDS encoding acetyl-CoA C-acyltransferase, producing the protein MSQDVYIVAARRTPVGKAPRGVFRRTRPDDLLAHALRITLADCPGLDPAEIGDVIVGCAMPEGEQGMNVARIAALLAGLPDSVPGMTINRFCSSGLQAIAQAADRIRLGEADVMVAGGVESMSMVPMGGNKLSINPAIFTDEHVAIAYGMGITAENVAKRWKVSREAQDAFALRSHQRALAAREAGLFDAEMAPFTVVAHLPGADGAVRQIETVVRQDEGPRADTSAQALARLRPAFAQTGSVTAGNSSQTSDGAGAVVLMSEKRMHALGLEPLARFVGYAVAGVPPEIMGIGPIKAIPKALHNTGVKLADMDWIELNEAFAAQSLAVIREVGLDEDKVNPLGGAIALGHPLGATGAIRTATLLHGLRRTGGRYGMVTMCIGTGMGAAGIFERC; encoded by the coding sequence ATGAGTCAGGATGTCTACATTGTCGCCGCGCGACGCACGCCGGTCGGCAAGGCCCCGCGCGGCGTATTCCGCCGAACCCGCCCGGACGATCTGCTGGCACACGCGCTGCGCATCACGCTGGCCGATTGCCCCGGACTCGATCCGGCCGAGATCGGCGACGTGATTGTCGGTTGCGCGATGCCCGAGGGCGAGCAGGGCATGAATGTCGCGCGCATCGCCGCACTGCTGGCCGGGTTGCCGGACAGTGTGCCGGGGATGACGATCAACCGTTTCTGCTCATCGGGCTTGCAGGCCATCGCCCAGGCCGCCGACCGCATCCGTCTCGGTGAGGCGGATGTCATGGTCGCCGGCGGGGTCGAGAGCATGAGTATGGTGCCGATGGGCGGTAACAAGCTGTCGATCAATCCGGCTATTTTTACCGATGAACACGTCGCCATCGCCTACGGCATGGGGATTACCGCCGAGAATGTGGCGAAGCGCTGGAAAGTGAGCCGCGAGGCGCAAGATGCCTTCGCGCTGCGCAGCCATCAGCGCGCGCTGGCGGCGCGTGAGGCAGGTCTGTTCGACGCCGAGATGGCGCCGTTCACCGTGGTTGCACACCTGCCCGGCGCAGACGGTGCGGTGCGGCAGATCGAGACCGTGGTGCGCCAGGACGAAGGTCCGCGCGCGGACACCAGCGCGCAGGCGCTGGCCCGCTTGCGGCCGGCGTTCGCGCAGACCGGCTCGGTGACCGCGGGTAACAGCTCGCAGACTTCCGATGGCGCGGGCGCCGTGGTGCTGATGAGCGAGAAACGCATGCACGCGCTCGGCCTGGAGCCGCTGGCGCGGTTCGTCGGCTACGCGGTGGCCGGCGTGCCGCCGGAGATCATGGGCATCGGCCCGATCAAGGCGATTCCGAAGGCGCTGCACAATACCGGCGTGAAGCTGGCGGACATGGACTGGATCGAGCTTAACGAGGCGTTCGCCGCACAGTCGCTGGCCGTGATTCGCGAAGTCGGGCTCGACGAGGACAAGGTCAATCCGCTGGGCGGCGCGATTGCGCTCGGCCATCCGCTGGGCGCGACCGGCGCCATCCGCACGGCCACGCTGCTGCACGGCCTGCGCCGCACCGGGGGGCGTTACGGCATGGTCACCATGTGTATCGGTACGGGTATGGGCGCCGCGGGGATTTTCGAGCGATGCTGA
- a CDS encoding AMP-binding protein: MTQHPWYASYDPQVPHTVDIDSFASIVDVFERSCAEYADRPAFTNMGVQLGYAELDRLSRDFAAWLQHGAGLARGDRVALMMPNVLQYPVALYGALRAGCVVVNVNPLYTPRELEHQLRDSGAKVIVLLDTCAHTLEQVRERGALEQIVLTHLGDLFAFPKSVLVNAAIKYVKKRVPAWSLDGVVWFKTALRAGARETYVRPALTHADLAFLQYTGGTTGRAKGAMLSHGNMVANILQASAWITAGLRAERPVVVTALPLYHIFSLTANCFVFMHVGGENLLITDPRDCKGFVRTLARSQFTAITGVNTLFKALMDTEGFERIDFSRLEVALGGGMAVQQPVAERWKALTGKPLIEAYGLTETSPAACINPLSLHDYNGCIGLPVSSTEVAIMDETGHELPVDTLGEICVRGPQVTAGYWNQPEETAATFFPGGWLRTGDVGSMDARGFVKLADRIKDMVVVSGFNVYPNEVEAVLVEHPGVAEAAVVGVPSADSGEALKAFVVRRDPDLTAEALIAHCRTELTGYKVPKLIEFRDDLPKTNVGKILRRALRDMPESASQPMRHERLAQAGADRRRAAR; this comes from the coding sequence ATGACACAGCATCCCTGGTATGCCAGCTACGATCCGCAGGTGCCGCATACGGTGGATATCGACTCGTTCGCGTCCATCGTCGATGTATTCGAGCGCAGTTGCGCCGAGTATGCCGACCGCCCGGCGTTCACGAACATGGGCGTGCAGCTCGGTTATGCCGAGTTGGACCGGCTGAGCCGGGATTTCGCCGCCTGGCTGCAGCACGGGGCCGGTCTGGCGCGCGGCGACCGCGTCGCGCTGATGATGCCCAACGTGTTGCAGTATCCGGTGGCGTTGTATGGCGCGCTGCGGGCTGGCTGTGTCGTGGTCAACGTCAATCCGCTATACACACCGCGCGAACTGGAACACCAGTTGCGTGACTCGGGCGCCAAGGTCATCGTGCTGCTGGATACCTGCGCGCACACGCTGGAGCAGGTGCGCGAGCGCGGCGCGCTCGAACAGATCGTGCTGACGCATCTCGGCGACCTGTTTGCGTTCCCCAAGTCGGTGCTGGTCAATGCCGCGATCAAATATGTGAAAAAGCGGGTGCCGGCCTGGTCGCTGGATGGTGTGGTCTGGTTCAAGACGGCGCTTCGTGCAGGAGCGCGCGAGACCTACGTCCGGCCCGCACTCACGCATGCCGATCTGGCCTTCCTGCAGTACACCGGCGGCACCACCGGACGTGCCAAGGGTGCGATGCTGAGCCATGGCAACATGGTCGCCAACATCTTGCAGGCCAGCGCCTGGATCACTGCCGGCCTGCGCGCGGAGCGCCCCGTGGTGGTGACTGCCTTGCCGCTCTATCACATCTTCTCGCTGACGGCGAACTGCTTCGTATTCATGCATGTAGGTGGGGAGAACCTGCTCATTACCGACCCGCGCGACTGCAAGGGCTTCGTCAGAACGCTTGCCCGGTCGCAGTTCACTGCCATTACCGGGGTCAATACGCTGTTCAAGGCGTTGATGGACACCGAAGGTTTCGAGCGCATCGATTTTTCCCGTCTGGAGGTGGCGCTGGGCGGCGGCATGGCCGTTCAGCAGCCGGTGGCGGAGCGCTGGAAGGCGCTGACCGGGAAACCCCTGATCGAGGCCTACGGGCTGACCGAGACTTCGCCCGCGGCCTGCATCAACCCGCTCAGTCTGCATGACTACAACGGCTGCATCGGCCTGCCGGTGTCGTCGACCGAGGTGGCGATCATGGATGAGACCGGCCATGAACTGCCCGTCGATACCCTGGGGGAAATCTGCGTGCGCGGTCCGCAGGTGACCGCCGGTTACTGGAACCAGCCGGAGGAGACAGCGGCCACCTTCTTCCCCGGTGGCTGGTTGCGCACAGGTGATGTGGGTTCAATGGATGCGCGCGGGTTCGTCAAACTGGCCGACCGAATCAAGGACATGGTTGTGGTCTCCGGCTTCAATGTCTATCCCAACGAGGTCGAAGCGGTGCTGGTGGAGCATCCGGGCGTGGCCGAGGCGGCGGTGGTCGGCGTACCGAGCGCCGATAGCGGCGAGGCACTCAAGGCGTTTGTGGTCCGCCGCGATCCAGACCTTACCGCGGAGGCGCTCATCGCGCATTGTCGCACCGAACTGACCGGTTACAAGGTGCCCAAGCTGATCGAATTCCGTGACGATCTGCCGAAGACGAACGTCGGTAAAATCCTGCGTCGCGCGCTGCGGGACATGCCTGAGAGTGCAAGCCAGCCGATGCGGCATGAGCGTTTGGCGCAGGCCGGCGCCGATCGCAGGCGGGCCGCGCGATGA
- a CDS encoding acyl-CoA thioesterase, whose protein sequence is MRSAPGLLGGVEPVLRVPVRADKAQERGEIGNLFGGWLMAQIDIAGGIVAVLRSRGPAVTAAVEQLAFLVPVRVWDVLSVYADLLDIGRTSMRIRVEAYVHRNPQAPEFIRVAEATLTYVAVDAAGEPRPVRDENAARHSAPAAAMLD, encoded by the coding sequence ATGAGAAGCGCGCCTGGCCTGCTGGGCGGCGTGGAGCCGGTGCTGCGCGTGCCGGTGCGTGCCGACAAGGCCCAGGAGCGCGGCGAGATTGGCAATCTGTTCGGTGGCTGGCTCATGGCCCAGATCGATATTGCCGGTGGCATCGTGGCCGTGCTACGTTCGCGCGGCCCTGCGGTGACGGCGGCCGTGGAACAGTTGGCGTTTCTCGTGCCGGTGAGGGTCTGGGATGTCCTGAGTGTCTATGCCGACCTGCTGGATATCGGCCGGACCTCGATGCGGATCCGGGTCGAGGCGTACGTACACCGCAATCCGCAGGCGCCCGAGTTCATCCGGGTGGCCGAGGCCACGCTGACCTACGTCGCGGTGGACGCTGCGGGCGAACCACGCCCGGTGCGCGATGAAAACGCCGCGCGGCATTCCGCGCCAGCCGCGGCTATGCTTGACTGA
- a CDS encoding DUF2147 domain-containing protein, translating to MKQSGFNALRIHRGKVWRRRAALMCAALCLAAGSGVVTAAAPQDGVLGTWVTPGGKSHVTIEAGPHGTYAGRIVWLRHPDYPHDYPANDSDQALAGRPKVDNHNPDRKLRNRPILGLRVISGFHWNASDNAYVGGACYDPTDGKTYHCRMWLTDGGKELKLRGYVWIFYKTQTWRRLSGH from the coding sequence ATGAAACAGTCCGGTTTCAATGCATTGCGCATCCATCGTGGCAAGGTCTGGCGGCGGCGCGCAGCACTCATGTGCGCGGCGCTGTGCCTTGCCGCCGGCTCGGGCGTAGTCACGGCCGCTGCGCCGCAGGACGGCGTGCTCGGCACCTGGGTGACACCGGGCGGCAAATCGCACGTCACAATCGAGGCCGGGCCGCACGGCACGTATGCTGGCAGGATCGTGTGGCTCAGGCACCCCGATTATCCACACGATTATCCGGCCAACGACAGCGATCAGGCGTTGGCCGGTCGACCGAAGGTGGATAACCACAACCCTGACCGGAAGTTGCGCAATCGCCCGATTCTGGGGTTGCGGGTCATCAGCGGTTTTCATTGGAACGCGTCGGATAACGCTTATGTGGGCGGCGCGTGCTACGACCCGACCGACGGCAAGACCTATCACTGCCGCATGTGGCTGACCGATGGCGGCAAGGAATTGAAACTGCGCGGCTATGTGTGGATTTTCTACAAGACGCAGACCTGGCGGCGGTTGTCCGGCCATTGA
- a CDS encoding competence/damage-inducible protein A: MNIGLVLIGDELLSGKRQDKHFAHMREVLAARGLDIAWVRIVGDERERLTRTLRETFASGDIVFSFGGIGGTPDDLTRECAAAALGRPIERHPEAVAILEERFGAHAYPLRIRMAELPAGATLIPNPINRIPGFSLGDHHFVPGFPNMAWPMAEQVLDTRYAHLFDATPPQEHRLCVDGAQESQLIPLMEAVLAEHPGLKLSSLPNTEQRNQIELGVRGRAAQARSALDQLQNGLDTLGLRWRRLD; the protein is encoded by the coding sequence ATGAACATCGGACTTGTGCTGATCGGCGATGAACTGCTCAGCGGCAAACGCCAGGACAAACACTTCGCGCATATGCGCGAAGTACTGGCCGCGCGCGGTCTGGACATCGCCTGGGTACGCATCGTCGGCGACGAACGCGAACGCCTGACCCGAACGCTGCGCGAAACCTTCGCCAGCGGCGACATCGTGTTCAGCTTCGGCGGCATCGGGGGCACCCCCGATGATCTCACCCGCGAATGCGCCGCCGCAGCACTCGGCCGCCCCATCGAACGCCACCCGGAAGCCGTCGCCATCCTCGAAGAACGCTTCGGTGCGCACGCCTACCCACTGCGCATCCGCATGGCCGAACTGCCCGCCGGCGCCACGCTGATCCCCAATCCGATCAATCGAATCCCAGGCTTCAGCCTCGGCGATCACCATTTCGTGCCGGGCTTTCCGAACATGGCCTGGCCGATGGCCGAACAGGTTCTCGACACGCGCTACGCCCATCTATTCGACGCCACGCCGCCGCAGGAGCACCGCCTATGCGTCGACGGCGCGCAGGAGAGCCAACTGATTCCCCTGATGGAAGCCGTGCTCGCCGAGCATCCGGGACTTAAACTCTCCAGCCTGCCCAACACCGAACAGCGCAATCAGATCGAACTCGGCGTGCGTGGCCGCGCCGCTCAGGCGCGCAGCGCACTCGATCAGTTGCAGAACGGCCTGGACACGCTGGGCCTGCGCTGGCGCAGGCTGGACTGA
- a CDS encoding lytic transglycosylase domain-containing protein: protein MKRNFQYAGHAGSGGLPTRWLWLLLCAAMLAAPAAFAQKVYVYRNAQGQLWFTGHPAAPSNYTLETVKNYGQPPAWRSCIGLSNADLTRRAVSYTPLIERIAAQHQVPWELVRSIISVESCFDPKAESTVGARGLMQLMPDTAKLFGITDLFNPEANLQAGVRYLARLIKRYNGNLHLALAAYNAGPGAVKKYGGIPPYPETQRFVRRVMAGYDS from the coding sequence ATGAAGCGAAATTTCCAATATGCAGGACATGCGGGAAGCGGCGGCCTCCCGACACGCTGGCTGTGGCTGCTGTTGTGTGCGGCCATGCTCGCCGCCCCCGCGGCATTCGCACAGAAGGTCTATGTCTATCGCAATGCGCAGGGTCAACTGTGGTTCACCGGCCATCCGGCCGCGCCGAGCAACTACACACTGGAAACCGTGAAAAATTACGGCCAGCCACCGGCCTGGCGCTCCTGCATCGGTCTGAGCAACGCCGATCTGACGCGGCGCGCGGTATCGTACACTCCGTTGATCGAACGAATAGCGGCCCAGCACCAGGTCCCATGGGAGCTGGTGCGTTCGATCATTTCGGTGGAATCCTGTTTCGATCCGAAGGCCGAGTCGACCGTCGGCGCACGCGGCCTGATGCAACTGATGCCGGACACGGCGAAACTCTTCGGCATCACCGACCTGTTCAATCCCGAGGCCAATCTGCAAGCCGGCGTACGCTATCTGGCCCGGCTCATCAAGCGTTACAACGGGAACCTGCATCTGGCCCTGGCCGCCTATAATGCCGGCCCCGGCGCGGTGAAAAAATACGGCGGCATCCCGCCCTACCCGGAAACCCAGCGCTTCGTCAGGCGCGTGATGGCCGGTTACGACTCCTGA
- a CDS encoding class 1 fructose-bisphosphatase, producing MLDSKTLTQFIIEEQRKISGATGEFTLLVNDIATSCKAISDGVNHGALADVLGSAESENVQGETQKKMDILSNDIMLHVNGHNGHVAAMASEELEEISAVPQGAKHGKYLLVFDPLDGSSNMDINVSVGTIFSVLRAPEGIEEPTEADFLQPGTQQVCAGYALYGPCTIMVLTTGNGVNGFTLDQDIGEFILTHPNMTIPEDTQEFAINMSNQRFWEAPIKRYIDECVAGKEGPRGKDFNMRWVASMVAEVHRILTRGGIFMYPIDSKLKSKGQGGKLRLMYEANPMSMIVEQAGGASTTGRERILDIQPQEIHQRVPVVLGSKNEVERVTGYHQQ from the coding sequence ATGCTAGACAGCAAGACTTTGACCCAATTCATCATCGAAGAACAGCGCAAGATCAGCGGCGCGACCGGCGAGTTCACCCTGCTCGTCAACGACATCGCCACTTCCTGCAAGGCGATTTCGGACGGCGTCAACCACGGCGCGCTAGCCGACGTGCTCGGCAGCGCCGAAAGCGAGAACGTGCAGGGCGAAACGCAGAAAAAAATGGACATCCTGTCCAACGACATCATGCTGCACGTCAATGGACACAACGGCCACGTTGCTGCCATGGCCTCCGAGGAACTGGAAGAAATCTCGGCGGTACCGCAAGGCGCCAAACACGGCAAATACCTGCTGGTGTTCGACCCGCTGGACGGTTCTTCCAACATGGACATCAACGTCTCCGTCGGCACCATTTTCTCCGTACTGCGCGCCCCAGAGGGCATCGAGGAACCAACCGAGGCCGATTTCCTGCAGCCCGGCACCCAACAGGTCTGTGCCGGCTACGCGCTGTACGGCCCCTGCACCATCATGGTTCTGACCACCGGGAACGGCGTCAACGGCTTCACTCTGGATCAGGACATCGGCGAATTCATCCTTACCCATCCGAATATGACGATTCCGGAAGACACCCAGGAATTCGCCATCAACATGTCCAACCAGCGCTTCTGGGAAGCGCCGATCAAGCGCTACATTGACGAATGCGTGGCCGGCAAGGAAGGCCCGCGCGGCAAGGACTTCAACATGCGCTGGGTCGCGTCGATGGTTGCCGAAGTGCACCGCATCCTGACCCGTGGCGGCATTTTCATGTATCCCATCGACTCGAAACTCAAGTCCAAAGGCCAGGGCGGCAAGCTGCGCCTGATGTACGAAGCCAACCCGATGAGCATGATCGTCGAGCAGGCCGGCGGCGCCAGCACCACGGGTCGCGAGCGTATCCTCGATATCCAGCCACAGGAAATTCATCAGCGCGTACCGGTCGTGCTGGGCTCGAAAAACGAAGTCGAACGCGTCACCGGCTACCATCAGCAATAA
- a CDS encoding redoxin domain-containing protein: MSGNRLQELEKAPLFKAKTLNGDTLDLGQLYGHKVLLVFFRYATCPLCNLRAEELRREYESLRRDYIVIGVFQSDPEYIREYIGSRGIPFPIIPDPEGDLYRMYGVEHSWWKLWLGFRRVKTVFNAFFRNGWRPGPVDGVISRIPADFLIDEFGRLMLCHYGSDITDHVPLARLSERLEEDRILGLA, encoded by the coding sequence ATGTCAGGGAATCGTTTGCAGGAACTCGAGAAAGCGCCGCTATTCAAGGCAAAGACCTTGAATGGCGACACATTGGATCTGGGGCAACTCTATGGGCATAAGGTGTTGCTGGTATTTTTCCGTTATGCGACGTGCCCGCTGTGCAATCTGCGCGCGGAGGAGTTGCGGCGCGAGTACGAAAGCCTGCGCCGCGACTATATCGTGATCGGCGTGTTTCAGTCCGATCCGGAGTACATCCGCGAATACATCGGTAGCCGCGGGATACCGTTCCCGATCATTCCGGACCCCGAAGGCGATCTGTATCGCATGTACGGCGTCGAACATTCCTGGTGGAAGCTCTGGCTCGGTTTCCGTCGGGTCAAGACCGTGTTCAACGCGTTTTTCCGCAACGGCTGGAGACCCGGCCCGGTGGACGGCGTGATCAGCCGGATTCCGGCGGATTTCCTGATCGATGAGTTTGGTCGCCTGATGCTTTGTCATTACGGCTCGGACATCACCGATCATGTGCCGCTCGCCCGGCTGAGCGAGCGGCTGGAGGAGGATCGCATACTGGGGCTGGCTTGA